A stretch of DNA from Lotus japonicus ecotype B-129 chromosome 4, LjGifu_v1.2:
CAGATTATTGAGCTATGAAAGCGTTTTATTTTGTAAATGCTCTATggattgattaaaaaaaaagtatgggCTAATGAAGCCCAATCCAAGCCCATCAGATCACATTATAAGGTTTTCCTTCTACACTGTTGAGAGAGACTTTGGGCAAAGCAGAGCAGAGATGGTGAAGTTTCTGAAGCCAAACAAGGCCGTGATCCTGCTACAGGGTCGCTACGCCGGCAAGAAGGCGGTGATCGTGAAAACCTTCGACGACGGAACGCACGGCCGCCCCTACGGCCACTGTCTCGTCGCCGGAATCAAGAAGTACCCGAGCAAGGTGATCAAGAAGGACTCGGCGAAGAAGACGGGGAAGAAATCGCGCGTGAAGGCGTTCATGAAGCTCGTGAACTACCAGCATCTCATGCCCACGCGCTACACCCTCGATGTCGACCTCAAGGACGCAGTCTCCACTAACGCCCTCGTTTCCAAGGACCAGAAGGTTACTGCTCTCAAGGAGACTAAGAAGCGATTTGAGGAGAGATTCAAAACTGGTAAGAATAGGTGGTTCTTCACCAAGCTCAGGTTCTGAATGATGAGAATGAGTTAGGCTGTTACTTTGTAATGCTACATTGgagatttttttgttacaagtttTATGTTATCAAATTAATTTGATACATGGTTAAGAAACAGATTGCTGACTGGTTTTGTTGAATTGATCAGTTTATTAAAGTGCATCAATCGTTCATTTCAGAATGAGATTAGTGACAATTATTTTGTTATTTGGTTATAGTTAGTGAATTGTGATGGTTGTTGTAGTTTTGGGATTTCAGGGCTTGCTTTTCTTATTAATCTGCTTACTGGGAAAATGctagtagatttttttttataggcagggGAAAATGCTAGTAGATGTTTCATGCTTTGAAATTATTCATTCCAAGGTTTATTGCAATTGGTTGAGATTGTCAGACtaagttttggttttttttgaaCTGCAACATTTTGATGTTTAGGCTTTTCTGTTGCTGTGGTTTTATTCCTTTTATTCAATTTGATGTTCATGAAGTGAAATATGTACCGGTGCATAGCTAACTTtaatatgttattttttatgGCAAGTGAAATTCCTGGTCTGAGTGATAGGCAAGTCATAGATTTTGATGGCTATTCATCCTTCCAAAACTTGGATTTGACATTTTGGATTGAATTAGTATTTACTCCACAAAGGAACTAAATTAAAAAGGACCTTTTTGATGTATCATTTTTCGATAAACATTGGATtagaattttctttcttttgtctAATTATTATAGTGAAAACTCGGACTATATATTGAtttcaaatttgattttaaGTTCAAGTCCAAAGCCAAATTACGAATTATGCatggatatttttattttattttatttgagtaGTTACGAAGTGTAGATACATTTCACACTTCTCTTTATCTTTGTTCTTTTTTCTAAAACATATTCctaatttctctttttttacgTTCCATTGATTAAGTATTACATACATTTGTATTAATCCTGCTAAGCAAGAATCCAAATGAAATACTGTGTCAGAAGGAAAGCTAAGTTTGCAAAGTGCATTAAGAATCAGATCATCCCTGGACAATAAGTGCGACATTGAAAATAGTATCCGCTAAAATAAAACTCTATTGGAATGGAGATTCCAAATCTTGGCGTCTAAAAAAGTTGGATGGAAAGAATGACTTATTACATGTTTGTTTTGACGTTATTGGAATTGAGATTCCAAATCTTGGTGTCTAAAAAAGTTGGATGAAAAGAATGACTAATTACATGTTTGTTTTGACGTTAGAGGCTTAGAAAAAACGCAAACGCAATATACGTATCTTAAAGCACCAGCGAAGAAGCCCTACTTGTCCTGTTCCCCTGCCTCACAAGCTGGACTTATGACCCGCTTGCTATAAAAAGCTTCCCGTACATTGCCACTTTTCTGACATCCTAGTGAGTGACAAAAGCGTCTCCGAACGGTTGCAAAATTCATGTGCCCGTCAAGGCACCTCACATTTCTGTTAGGTGCTGTTGGACAGTTAGGACAGACATACCTCTAATTGTTGGATCTGGTTTGACACGTTGGCTTCAATGCCGTTCCTCATTGAGTTCAACAAAAATCAAACCCATACAAGAGAGCTTCTACTTCTAAAGCTCCTCAATCATTAAGGTTTCtgtcaaaattaaaattgcaGGCAACAGAATACTTTGGAGCGTATATACACTGTAACTCTGTAAGTGTGATGAGATGGAGAAGGGTCCCTCCCTAACCCACAAGTTCACCACAGCAACTATTTTCCCATGCTACCCATGACACAAGTAATAAATACGCACAAACTAAGATTATAGTTTGACAactacaccctccggtcactattataagcaaaagttagctttgtaggttcattcaataaatgatgtatgtgaccaTTTTAATGACCACATGCATCATTTATTGGAAGAACCAAAAAAGtcaacttttgcttataatagtgaccggagggtgtatttTGTATGCTTCCAATCATGAGTACAACACGTTTTGGGACTTGCCACAAAATTCATATGAAATATCTCAAAATTACACCATAATACATGGGAAGTTATAAGTTAGAATTCTTGACCACCAAATACATCCGCTTGTGCTTTTGTCAGGTTTAAGCATAAAGGACCCTGTAGATAAATTTGTCAGCAGGCATTTTGAAGTTGAAGCGAAGCAGTTGTCTCCTTTTTAACTTCTGGTGCGAGTGCCCATGCTTTTAGAAATGTCAATTCTCATATGAAGCGCATATTAGAAGAACCCATCGTGTACAGTGTATGGATGTCACAGTTGTCAGTGAAATTAGTTCCTCTGAACAGAGCAGAATTCACCAAGAATGCAAACCACGAACTCAATAAAAAAACCTTCACTGATGTTAGCTGGCCATCTATTTTGTCTGCCACTGTTGCAAAAAGATCTGTCAAGCAAGGGCATTAAATAACAGCTTGAGGGGCAAAGCATCATCTGAAATCGGTTGTAATTTTGAGCTCCCCCTTTAATGGATCAAAAAGTGCTTCAAGAACTGCAGAACAACTTGCTTGGACATTTCTCGATTCTTGGGGTCCTACTGTTCTAGGCGATGCCAGAAGCTTTACTCCCTGCTTCCAATATCTCTTATCTGCAATCTTAAAATGGAGAGGATAAGCAATAGCTCACAGTGTTGTTCTAGATCTTTATGTCTTACGTCTTGATTTACTTAATCAATAATATTGTTTGTGGTTGCAAGCAGTCTGAAACAGGGTAAGGGCTAAGGTAGGTGGAAGAGCAGGGCTTCAGGTGATTAGTTAAAACTAAAAAGATAATTGAGCATGACCTGGACCAGTTGATATCACAAcagagttctgcaaatccaTCACCCAGTCAATCCATAGGACAAACCCATGACATACCCCAGTCTTGGTGAATTGAACCTGCAACAGACAATTTTCAATATTCATAATGTAGTCCTATGGTGAAATGCATTTATGCACTAATTTTCAGCTCTCCATAAATATAGCATTCTACGAAGTGAATTGCATTTTCAAATCACTGTTCTGGATGGCACAAAGGAAGATGCAATGAAAGATAACTGCTTATGCAATCTCCTCTTAATAATATAGTTAGGTCAAGCTTTTTCCATGTATTGCTGTTCTCTAATAGCTAATAGTATATTAATTCAGATAGTAGGCAACACCAGAAACAACATGTTGGACAAAATAATAATTTGACATCAAGTCTTTGACTATGCTTGGTATCAAACCTGCTGAGCATACACAGATGCATCCAAAACTTATATGATGATACATCACAGTACCTGGGATTTTCCTTGGCAATGACAGATAGGCTTTGAAAAATCAAACTCCATTACATCAAATGTCTCACTAAGCACCTGAAATATCATACATATATAAGGCTGCAATGATACTAGTGCAAGATTGTTATTTAAATTAAAGGAACAAAGAAAGAACCAGCTTATTACAAATCGTGAATTGTAAGATTCATTACTTCAAATTCACCACACTGCCAAACAAAGAAAGGAAGACAAGGACCCTCTTCCATTTCAGGTAGATGACCGCAAGCCCCTAATGTGTCATTCACAACTGAATGGTCAAAACCTTCTATCTTACTCAAGCAACATCGGCTCTTCCAAAGATCCTGAAAATTATTTGCCTAATTAATCCACATATACAGCCCCACTACCAACCAATTAAACATAAGTTATAATCTCTTGATCCATTGCATAAAACAAATGCTTTCCCAAGATACAGAAAATATGTTCCTTAAT
This window harbors:
- the LOC130710130 gene encoding 60S ribosomal protein L27-like, whose protein sequence is MVKFLKPNKAVILLQGRYAGKKAVIVKTFDDGTHGRPYGHCLVAGIKKYPSKVIKKDSAKKTGKKSRVKAFMKLVNYQHLMPTRYTLDVDLKDAVSTNALVSKDQKVTALKETKKRFEERFKTGKNRWFFTKLRF